In Cutaneotrichosporon cavernicola HIS019 DNA, chromosome: 1, one DNA window encodes the following:
- the CIR1 gene encoding uncharacterized protein (Electron transfer flavoprotein domain): MFVTRPARANILVPVKRAIDYAVKIRIAKDGKGVDTNVKYSMNPFDEIAMEEAVRMKEKDKSHKVTAITVGPAKAIDTLRTALAMGADNAIHVQVGETDVVEPLAVAQIIKKIAERDGSDLIIAGKQAIDDDTGSTGGMLAGLLNWPQAQFASKLEVSADGTVKVVREIDGGLETLETKLPLIVTTDLRLNEPRYPSLPNIMKAKKKKSEAIKPADLGVDITPRLETISVENPPERQGGGKVESVQELVAKLKEAGVI, translated from the exons ATGTTCGTCACTCGCCCCGCTCGCGCCAACATTCTCGTCCCCGTCAAGCGTGCCATTGACTACGCTGT CAAGATCCGCAtcgccaaggacggcaagggcgTCGACACCAATGTCAAGTACTCGATG aaCCCCTTCGACGAGATTG ccatGGAGGAGGCCGTCCGCatgaaggagaaggacaagaGCCACAAGGTCACTGCGATCACCGTTGGCcccgccaaggccatcgACACCCTCCGCACCGCCCTTGCCATGGGTGCCGACAACGCCATCCACGTCCAGGTTGGCGAGACCGACGTCGTTGAgcccctcgccgtcgctcaGATCATCAAGAAGATCGCCGAGCGTGACGGCAGCGACCTCATCATTGCCGGCAAGCAGGCTATTGACGACGACACTGGTTCTACCGGTGGTATGCTCGCCGGTCTCCTCAACTGGCCCCAGGCCCAGTTCGcctccaagctcgaggtctCGGCCGACGGCACTGTCAAGGTCGTCCGCGAGATTGACGGTGGCCTCGAGACCCTCGAGACCAAGCTCCCTCTCATTGTCACCACTGACCTGCGTCTCAACG AGCCCCGCTACCCCTCTCTT CCCAACATTATGaaggcgaagaagaagaagtcGGAGGCCATCAAGCccgccgacctcggtgTCGACATT ACTCCCCGCCTCGAGACCATCTCGGTCGAGAACCCCCCTGAGCGCCAGGGCggtggcaaggtcgagtCGGTCCAGGAGCTTgttgccaagctcaaggaggctgGTGTCATCTAA